CTGGGCTGGCAATACCTGGCCGCAGAAATAATTGGCGGATTAATTCTGATAGCCATCAGTACCGTGCTTATCAAACTTACGTATCCGGAAAAGTGGATGGAAGCAGCACGGAAGAAAGTGGAGGATGAAGGCGAAGAGATAGAAGAAGAATTTGACTGGAAGAAGCGCATCAAAAGTAAAGAAGGATGGCAGCTGGTAGGGCATAAATTCGTAAATGACTGGAAGATGGCTTGGGAAGATATCCTTATAGGATTTACCATTGCCGGCTTTGTAGCTGTTTTAGTGCCGGAAATGTTCTGGAGTTCATTGTTCTTGGTAGATGCTACCGGGATACCGGAATGGGTAGTAGCTGTTGAAAATGCCCTGATTGCTCCGTTTGTGGCCGCTTCTACTTTTATCGGTTCTATGGGTAATATCCCTCTTGCAACCGTTTTAAGCGAAAACGGAGTGCTGTTTGCAGGTATCATGGGATTTATCTATTCCGACCTTATGGTGCCGCCTCTCGTTCACATTAATGCTAAATACTACGGTTGGAGAGTGGCGCTGTATATAGCCGGCATCATGTTCATCAGTATTGTACTGACGGCATTAATCCTTAATGGACTTTTCAGCTATCTGAACATCATCCCTGAAAGTCAGCGGGTGGTTTCTGAAATCACGCAGTTTAAAATTGACTATACCTTTTGGATGAATCTGGTGTTTGTCTGGATTGCCGGTTGGTTGGTGTATCAGAATAAGGCTTATCTGAAAGATCATTCCATGAAAATGATGAAGATGGAAGGCGGGGGTAAGATTAAATCTTTCATGGTTGGTTTATTTATTCTGATAAACCTGATCGGGCTCACAGCATTCATTTTTAACTCATTGATATAAAATGGCTGAAACCAAACTTCATTCTAAGATTACTTGTCCCAACTGCGGTTTTTCCTTGAAACAGAAAATGCCAACAACTTCCTGCCAGTTCTTTTGGGAATGCCCGGAATGTAAAAGCATCATCAAGCCTAAGGATGGAGACTGTTGTGTGTTCTGTTCTTACGGGGATACGCCTTGTCCTTCTATTCAGCAAGAGAAATTCTGTTGTTGAATGAAAACTTTATTTATTGACATCTCGTTTTATCATTTCTTAACCATACTTTCTTTGGATTTTAA
The nucleotide sequence above comes from Gracilimonas sp.. Encoded proteins:
- a CDS encoding GDCCVxC domain-containing (seleno)protein: MAETKLHSKITCPNCGFSLKQKMPTTSCQFFWECPECKSIIKPKDGDCCVFCSYGDTPCPSIQQEKFCC
- a CDS encoding permease, producing MNEFIQLYGESTKTALGFFWKSGWAFVLGYFVSGMIQAFVPKGKLTKYMGGGDFKSISLSTFFGAASSSCSFAALAAARALIKKGAHFIAGVAFMFASTNLVIELGILILIFLGWQYLAAEIIGGLILIAISTVLIKLTYPEKWMEAARKKVEDEGEEIEEEFDWKKRIKSKEGWQLVGHKFVNDWKMAWEDILIGFTIAGFVAVLVPEMFWSSLFLVDATGIPEWVVAVENALIAPFVAASTFIGSMGNIPLATVLSENGVLFAGIMGFIYSDLMVPPLVHINAKYYGWRVALYIAGIMFISIVLTALILNGLFSYLNIIPESQRVVSEITQFKIDYTFWMNLVFVWIAGWLVYQNKAYLKDHSMKMMKMEGGGKIKSFMVGLFILINLIGLTAFIFNSLI